From a single Nitrospira lenta genomic region:
- a CDS encoding alpha/beta fold hydrolase translates to MTRYFFLASSLLLGMTGCDLHSPALQQDRLTSLGSAQIHATATRVNGEITRRSVTIDGVSLSILEAGTGDPIIFVHGVVTTSNIFAKYLDAYSPDFRGIAVDLRGYGDSQKPDSGFTIAQFSKDLIALADKLEIERPIWVGVSMGGMIVQQLALDYPDRVRALVLVSTTDGAMVLDKDLPTIGNPRDFHTVSKNIIVESFPPNTPATLYQPLLDRIPSWNGTVLREALTSMAQANVHGRINAIAAPTLVVVGAKDDVATPAIAQGIQTQIAGAQLVEFNTGHFMMAEDPERFRNVLGDFLQSLKK, encoded by the coding sequence ATGACTCGATATTTCTTCCTAGCCTCGTCACTCCTTCTCGGCATGACGGGTTGCGACCTGCACTCCCCGGCTCTGCAACAAGACCGGCTGACGTCCCTGGGATCGGCACAAATCCACGCAACAGCCACACGCGTCAACGGGGAAATCACACGGCGGTCTGTGACGATTGACGGCGTTTCGCTCAGTATCCTAGAAGCCGGCACCGGCGATCCGATTATCTTCGTCCACGGCGTCGTCACCACCAGCAACATTTTCGCGAAATATCTGGATGCCTACTCGCCGGACTTTCGTGGCATTGCCGTCGACCTCCGCGGATATGGCGATTCGCAAAAACCGGACAGCGGATTTACCATCGCCCAGTTTTCCAAAGATCTGATTGCCCTGGCGGACAAGCTGGAAATCGAGCGGCCGATCTGGGTCGGCGTCTCCATGGGCGGCATGATCGTGCAGCAATTGGCTCTAGATTACCCCGATCGCGTACGGGCACTCGTGCTGGTGTCCACGACCGACGGAGCGATGGTACTGGACAAAGATCTCCCGACCATCGGTAATCCGCGCGATTTTCACACCGTCTCCAAGAACATCATTGTCGAGAGCTTCCCCCCGAATACGCCCGCCACGCTGTATCAGCCATTGTTGGACCGCATTCCGAGCTGGAACGGCACCGTGCTGCGTGAAGCCCTGACCAGCATGGCCCAGGCCAACGTGCACGGACGGATCAACGCCATCGCCGCGCCGACACTGGTGGTGGTCGGAGCCAAAGATGATGTCGCTACCCCCGCCATCGCACAAGGGATCCAGACACAGATCGCCGGCGCGCAACTCGTAGAGTTCAACACCGGCCATTTCATGATGGCGGAAGATCCGGAGCGGTTTCGGAACGTGCTGGGAGATTTTTTGCAGAGCTTGAAGAAGTAG
- a CDS encoding pseudouridine synthase yields the protein MAIEPVRPRLSAHAHRPSAPTYTIALHKPYGVLPCFTDPEGRSTLADYVELPGVYAAGRLDMDSEGLMLLTSDGTLSHRITDPQHKLPKVYLVQVERIPDEQALRQLRQGVVLSGTKTRPADVRLLDEPPALPDRPVPIRFRKTVPTCWIEMTIREGMNRQVRRMTAAVGHPTLRLVRVAIGPILLGNLAPGVWRELTSGEVQSIQGSETAAGIKPRRQDLPGIFRRSAE from the coding sequence GTGGCTATTGAGCCTGTGCGTCCTCGGTTGTCAGCGCATGCGCACCGGCCGTCTGCGCCGACCTACACCATCGCGTTGCATAAACCCTATGGTGTCCTGCCTTGTTTTACCGATCCTGAGGGACGGTCGACGCTTGCCGACTATGTCGAGTTGCCCGGTGTCTATGCCGCAGGGCGGCTGGATATGGACAGTGAAGGGTTGATGCTTCTGACATCTGACGGAACGTTGTCGCACCGCATCACCGATCCGCAACACAAGCTTCCGAAGGTCTATCTAGTGCAGGTGGAGCGCATTCCTGATGAGCAGGCGCTCCGGCAATTGCGCCAGGGTGTGGTACTGAGCGGAACGAAGACAAGGCCGGCGGACGTTCGCTTGCTGGACGAGCCACCGGCATTGCCGGATCGACCGGTGCCCATTCGGTTCAGGAAAACCGTGCCGACCTGTTGGATTGAGATGACGATTCGCGAAGGGATGAATCGGCAGGTGCGTCGCATGACCGCGGCGGTGGGGCATCCGACATTACGGTTGGTTCGTGTGGCGATTGGTCCCATCTTGTTGGGGAATCTTGCGCCCGGTGTCTGGAGAGAATTGACTTCCGGCGAGGTACAGTCGATTCAGGGAAGCGAAACGGCTGCTGGTATCAAGCCACGGCGGCAGGATTTGCCAGGGATCTTCCGCCGTTCCGCCGAATAG
- a CDS encoding Slp family lipoprotein → MNIKWIRGAAVLWWSAVMMTGCASHVAVPEALEAQLDKDVTFAQVLAAPESLVGKRIVVGGEVLKAKRTDAGMLLEVLQLPLDGDYEPTVVRTESQGRFLALTQELLDPATIREGTAVTLVGEVTGVRTDRLDEVEYRYPTFGVKHLYVWPPDYGAEPRSGFSIGVFGGMGVGRGGRIGGGFGRGY, encoded by the coding sequence ATGAACATCAAGTGGATCAGAGGAGCCGCCGTGCTGTGGTGGAGCGCGGTGATGATGACTGGCTGTGCCTCCCACGTTGCTGTGCCGGAGGCGCTTGAGGCTCAACTCGACAAGGACGTGACGTTCGCGCAGGTCCTGGCGGCACCGGAGTCCTTGGTCGGAAAACGGATCGTGGTCGGCGGGGAGGTGCTGAAGGCCAAACGGACCGATGCCGGCATGTTGCTAGAAGTATTGCAGCTCCCGCTGGACGGCGACTATGAACCGACGGTTGTCAGGACGGAGTCGCAAGGCCGATTTCTAGCGCTCACTCAAGAGTTGCTCGATCCGGCGACGATCCGAGAGGGGACGGCGGTCACGCTGGTCGGCGAAGTGACCGGAGTTCGCACGGATCGCCTGGATGAGGTGGAGTATCGGTACCCTACCTTTGGCGTGAAGCATCTCTATGTATGGCCGCCCGACTATGGGGCGGAGCCGCGCTCGGGATTTTCAATCGGCGTATTCGGCGGGATGGGGGTGGGACGCGGCGGACGAATCGGCGGAGGGTTCGGCCGTGGCTATTGA
- a CDS encoding DUF2959 domain-containing protein has product MVKLIGLAVIASLFLGLTACDTAYMATMEKMGYAKRDILSSRVKSARNAQEDAKKEIQSALEQFGKVVGYQGGDLEATYKTLNSELENSEDSAEAVRKRIKDVESVADSLFAEWKTELGQYSSADLRRKSEEKLTQTKARYNEMLGAMKKAEQRIDPVLKPLRDQVLYLKHNLNARALAAIKGELVKVDAQVDQLVKDMNKSIAEADKFIQSMEKEPA; this is encoded by the coding sequence ATGGTCAAATTGATCGGGCTTGCCGTCATCGCCTCGCTCTTTCTCGGACTGACCGCCTGCGACACCGCGTACATGGCCACGATGGAGAAGATGGGCTATGCCAAACGCGACATTCTGAGCAGCCGAGTCAAATCAGCGCGCAACGCACAGGAAGACGCCAAGAAAGAAATCCAAAGCGCACTGGAGCAATTCGGCAAAGTCGTCGGCTATCAAGGCGGCGACCTGGAAGCCACCTATAAAACCCTGAACAGCGAGTTGGAAAACAGCGAAGACAGTGCCGAGGCCGTCCGGAAACGAATCAAGGACGTCGAAAGCGTTGCGGATTCGCTATTCGCCGAATGGAAGACCGAACTCGGGCAATATTCCAGCGCCGATCTGCGGCGCAAGAGTGAAGAAAAGCTGACGCAGACAAAAGCCCGATATAACGAAATGCTGGGGGCCATGAAGAAGGCCGAACAACGCATCGACCCGGTCTTGAAGCCGCTTCGCGATCAAGTGCTGTACCTCAAGCACAATTTGAATGCGCGCGCCCTGGCCGCCATCAAAGGCGAACTCGTGAAAGTCGACGCCCAGGTCGATCAACTGGTCAAGGACATGAATAAATCCATCGCCGAAGCGGATAAATTCATCCAATCAATGGAAAAGGAACCGGCCTAG
- the ypfJ gene encoding KPN_02809 family neutral zinc metallopeptidase encodes MRWEGQRESNNIEDRRGMGSAGVGSAGGLGIGGIVLVLAVSYFTGTNPLTLINMLSGVQSMTDSSAPSTPAATGAPSDQLGKFAAVVLADTETTWKQLLGPDYEEPRLVLFSGAVRSACGTTSSAVGPFYCPGDHKVYLDLTFFNEMAQRLGAPGDFAQAYVIAHEVGHHVQNLTGVAGKVTRLQRQSSEKDANALSVRMELQADCYAGVWGYHANRTRNLIEPGDFEEGLKAAAAIGDDRLQKMGQGYVQPESWTHGSSDQRMTWLRRGLESGDPSVCNTFEGLRL; translated from the coding sequence ATGCGGTGGGAAGGACAACGGGAAAGCAACAATATCGAAGACCGCCGTGGAATGGGCTCGGCCGGGGTCGGCAGTGCCGGCGGACTAGGAATCGGCGGGATCGTCTTAGTCCTCGCCGTGAGCTACTTCACCGGCACCAATCCTCTGACGCTCATCAATATGCTGAGCGGAGTCCAGAGCATGACGGACTCTTCCGCCCCATCCACACCCGCTGCCACGGGAGCGCCCAGCGACCAACTCGGCAAGTTTGCCGCAGTCGTCCTCGCGGATACAGAAACAACCTGGAAGCAATTGCTGGGACCTGACTATGAGGAGCCCCGACTTGTCCTCTTCAGCGGCGCCGTCCGATCCGCCTGCGGAACCACCTCATCCGCCGTCGGGCCGTTTTATTGCCCGGGTGATCACAAGGTGTATCTCGATCTGACATTTTTCAACGAGATGGCTCAGCGCCTCGGCGCCCCCGGAGACTTTGCGCAGGCCTATGTCATCGCGCATGAGGTGGGACACCACGTGCAGAATCTGACGGGTGTGGCCGGAAAAGTTACGCGTCTCCAGCGCCAGTCCTCAGAGAAAGATGCCAATGCCTTGTCCGTCCGCATGGAACTGCAAGCCGATTGTTACGCCGGAGTATGGGGATATCATGCCAACCGCACGCGCAATCTGATCGAACCGGGCGATTTCGAAGAAGGGCTCAAGGCCGCCGCCGCCATCGGCGACGATCGCTTACAAAAAATGGGACAGGGATATGTCCAACCGGAAAGCTGGACACACGGCTCATCCGATCAACGGATGACCTGGCTCAGGCGAGGCCTGGAAAGCGGCGATCCCAGTGTGTGCAACACCTTTGAAGGTCTCCGCTTATGA
- a CDS encoding FUN14 domain-containing protein yields the protein MSSDEQDATQHLTSSALETLFVDPPWDSKSFLGAGATTLAGLGAWMNDMMSPALARGGASFMGGFLIGWAIRRTVKLAVIVTGLLLTLLAAVKMTGIVELDWTVIETNIVHSLAWAQGKAEGFKEVLTGYLPSAGAGGAGAFLGLRKK from the coding sequence ATGAGTTCAGACGAGCAGGATGCCACGCAGCATCTGACAAGCAGCGCCCTTGAAACGCTCTTCGTCGATCCTCCATGGGATTCGAAATCCTTCCTCGGCGCAGGCGCCACGACCCTGGCCGGACTCGGAGCCTGGATGAACGACATGATGTCCCCGGCTCTCGCACGCGGAGGGGCCAGCTTTATGGGAGGGTTCTTGATCGGCTGGGCGATTCGTCGGACCGTCAAACTCGCCGTCATTGTCACGGGCCTGCTGTTGACGCTGCTGGCTGCCGTGAAAATGACCGGCATCGTCGAGCTCGACTGGACGGTGATCGAAACAAATATTGTGCACAGTCTCGCCTGGGCACAGGGCAAAGCCGAGGGCTTCAAGGAAGTCCTCACCGGCTATCTCCCTTCAGCCGGAGCAGGCGGCGCCGGAGCTTTCTTAGGGCTTCGGAAGAAATAG
- a CDS encoding S1C family serine protease: MRRTALIHSWLRGFALCLLALPILALAVPAQAELSPAALDRAKLATVGVLEDTQDQRTPDKPGKILVRGTGFHLRDGYIVTARHAAEKHDVTTGTIIEKQIRILTTDLHELTADLVGDSAFMDVVVYRVIEAQRSKLLASAFFAGGDVQPGQTVFTVGYPMGWGPTMSFGHLGNTNTFLQTVDTRLIQADVAACSGNSGGGLFNEKGDVVGIMHAIIQTERDDSTAHCSRMAFAIPALLAERIVKAAIEGKPMTFSKMGIHMMAVKDGTKWRMAVKEVNEPSKSAGIQKHDIIIAVDDTEINDAAHLKNYLIERTTPGQQVRVKVRRIDADLTFTVTLGGG, from the coding sequence ATGCGACGCACTGCTCTCATTCATTCATGGCTTCGTGGCTTCGCCCTCTGCCTGCTTGCACTCCCGATACTCGCGCTGGCGGTTCCAGCCCAGGCTGAACTATCTCCTGCGGCGCTCGACCGCGCCAAGCTTGCGACCGTCGGAGTGCTCGAAGACACACAGGATCAGCGGACGCCGGACAAACCGGGGAAAATCTTGGTTCGCGGTACCGGCTTTCATCTGCGCGACGGCTACATCGTCACCGCCCGGCATGCCGCGGAGAAGCATGATGTCACCACCGGCACCATCATTGAAAAACAGATTCGGATCCTGACGACCGATCTCCACGAACTCACCGCCGATCTGGTCGGCGACAGCGCCTTCATGGATGTCGTCGTGTATCGCGTCATCGAAGCCCAACGATCCAAACTCCTCGCGTCCGCATTTTTCGCCGGTGGCGATGTGCAACCCGGCCAAACCGTCTTTACCGTCGGCTATCCCATGGGCTGGGGCCCGACCATGTCGTTCGGTCACCTGGGCAATACAAATACGTTTCTCCAAACCGTGGACACCAGACTGATCCAAGCCGACGTCGCCGCCTGCAGCGGCAACTCCGGAGGCGGACTCTTCAACGAGAAGGGCGACGTGGTGGGCATCATGCACGCCATCATCCAGACCGAGCGGGACGACTCCACCGCCCACTGCAGCCGCATGGCCTTTGCGATTCCGGCGTTGTTGGCTGAACGAATCGTGAAAGCGGCCATTGAGGGAAAGCCGATGACCTTCTCCAAAATGGGCATTCACATGATGGCCGTCAAAGACGGGACGAAATGGCGCATGGCGGTAAAGGAAGTCAATGAACCGTCCAAGTCAGCCGGCATCCAAAAACACGACATCATCATCGCCGTAGACGACACTGAGATCAACGACGCGGCGCACTTGAAGAATTATCTGATCGAACGCACCACCCCAGGGCAACAAGTCCGGGTGAAAGTCCGCCGCATCGACGCGGATCTGACCTTTACAGTGACGCTAGGAGGGGGATAG
- a CDS encoding S16 family serine protease, giving the protein MNLMPVSAESLRTAVAVAARAVGYDSRYVTVRLLIPVKMDGPSAGGIMAVGIAAALLGDPIRQDICMSGTIEPTLEIKPVGRLVDKMNACRDLKKTTMIVPDGLDNSHLSFTGSEKAIHVIEVHTLAEAYSAATGQVLRQAGH; this is encoded by the coding sequence ATGAACTTGATGCCGGTGTCGGCTGAATCCTTGCGCACGGCTGTAGCCGTTGCGGCGAGGGCTGTGGGATACGATTCGAGATACGTGACCGTTCGCCTGCTGATTCCGGTAAAGATGGATGGCCCGAGTGCCGGTGGCATCATGGCGGTCGGGATCGCTGCGGCGCTCCTCGGCGATCCCATTCGACAAGACATTTGCATGTCGGGAACAATTGAACCGACGCTGGAGATTAAGCCAGTTGGCCGACTGGTGGATAAGATGAATGCCTGTAGAGATCTTAAAAAAACCACGATGATCGTGCCCGACGGATTGGACAATAGCCATCTCAGCTTTACGGGATCCGAAAAGGCGATCCATGTCATTGAGGTACATACGCTGGCTGAGGCCTATAGCGCTGCAACCGGCCAAGTGCTGCGGCAAGCGGGTCATTAA
- a CDS encoding ABC transporter ATP-binding protein: protein MTAPVKERGAIAASRPILDIQHATVYRGDTCVFSDFSFALQEGEHAAIVGPNGAGKSTLLKLLAGGVHPLPLDETHIRLFGEEGGSVWEVRKRLGIVSHDLQKDYLICAEGLNVILSGYYASNDTYEYQEFREAQIARAREVMKELGIESLAGRRFGHLSTGEQRRFLLGRALVHDPSVLVLDEPTSGLDLKACFQYLDLLRAQIRKGKTVLLVTHHLHEIPPEVERVVLLKEGQIVADGSKANLLTDINLSRLFDQPVTLVRANGWYQALPG from the coding sequence ATCACCGCTCCTGTCAAAGAGAGGGGCGCGATAGCAGCCTCTCGTCCCATCCTCGATATTCAACATGCGACCGTCTATCGGGGGGATACCTGCGTCTTCTCGGACTTCTCCTTTGCTTTGCAAGAGGGCGAGCATGCGGCGATCGTCGGCCCTAATGGTGCCGGCAAATCGACTCTGCTCAAGCTCTTAGCCGGCGGAGTCCATCCGCTTCCCTTAGATGAAACCCATATTCGTCTGTTCGGTGAAGAGGGCGGGAGTGTCTGGGAGGTGCGCAAGCGACTGGGAATTGTCTCGCACGATCTCCAGAAGGACTATCTGATTTGTGCGGAAGGGTTGAACGTTATTTTATCCGGGTACTATGCGAGCAACGACACCTACGAGTATCAAGAGTTCCGCGAGGCGCAGATCGCACGGGCGCGCGAGGTGATGAAGGAGTTGGGTATTGAGTCATTGGCTGGCCGCCGCTTCGGGCATCTCTCAACCGGCGAGCAACGCCGCTTTCTTCTCGGCCGCGCGCTGGTGCATGATCCCTCGGTGCTGGTCCTGGATGAACCGACGAGCGGTCTCGATTTGAAAGCCTGCTTTCAGTATCTCGACCTCTTGCGTGCACAGATCCGCAAAGGAAAGACCGTCCTGCTCGTCACGCATCACCTGCATGAGATTCCGCCGGAGGTTGAGCGGGTGGTCCTGCTCAAAGAAGGGCAGATTGTTGCGGACGGCAGCAAAGCCAACCTGCTCACAGACATCAACCTCAGCCGACTCTTCGATCAGCCCGTAACCCTGGTTCGAGCTAACGGCTGGTATCAGGCGCTGCCAGGCTAG
- the crcB gene encoding fluoride efflux transporter CrcB, with protein sequence MGTGGFVGSILRYLMSGYAQQLSKSIQFPFGTLAVNVLGCAAIGFLAELADHRGAISGETRTFLIVGILGGFTTFSAFGNETMNLLRDGELLLACGNIVGHTVLGLAAVWLGYSTAYLIWK encoded by the coding sequence ATCGGCACAGGCGGGTTCGTCGGCTCGATCCTCCGCTATCTCATGAGCGGATATGCGCAACAGCTCAGCAAGAGTATTCAATTCCCTTTCGGCACGCTGGCGGTTAATGTCCTGGGGTGCGCGGCGATCGGATTCCTCGCAGAACTCGCAGATCATCGCGGCGCCATCTCAGGAGAGACCCGAACCTTCCTCATCGTCGGGATACTCGGCGGATTTACCACCTTCTCGGCATTCGGAAATGAAACGATGAATCTTCTGCGAGACGGAGAACTCTTACTGGCCTGCGGAAACATTGTCGGCCACACAGTCCTGGGCCTTGCCGCGGTCTGGCTCGGCTATTCAACCGCCTATCTCATATGGAAATGA
- a CDS encoding DUF190 domain-containing protein, whose translation MRAEDGCLLRIFAGEGDKHEGRPLYEWIVAQAQERQLSGATVYRGLMGFGAHTRVIHTFKIERLAEDLPIVIELIDTRDKLNGLLTFLEQHTTSGLLATLQPIEIRMIQGRPK comes from the coding sequence ATGCGCGCTGAAGACGGATGCCTGCTCAGAATCTTTGCCGGAGAAGGCGACAAACACGAGGGACGGCCGCTCTACGAATGGATTGTTGCGCAAGCACAAGAGCGGCAGCTCTCTGGCGCCACAGTCTACCGGGGGCTCATGGGCTTCGGAGCACACACCCGCGTCATCCACACATTCAAGATCGAACGCCTGGCGGAAGACCTCCCCATCGTCATCGAACTCATCGACACACGTGACAAGTTGAATGGGCTTCTCACCTTCCTCGAACAGCACACCACCTCGGGCCTCCTAGCCACTTTACAACCGATTGAAATCCGCATGATTCAGGGACGCCCCAAGTAG
- the aroC gene encoding chorismate synthase, whose translation MAGNSIGHIFTVTSFGESHGPAIGCVVDGCPPGMALSIEDIQGDLDRRKPGTSRHVTQRQESDTVEILSGVFEGKTTGTPIALLIRNEDQRSRDYGNLIDTFRPGHADYTYWQKYGIRDHRGGGRSSARETAVRVAAAAIARKWLHENHGVVIRGYLSQLGPIEVPFQSWDVVRANPFFAANADLVVKLEAFMDDLRKSGDSVGAKITTVAEHVPVGWGAPVYAKLDSDLAGAMMSINAVKAVEIGSGFASVAQRGSEHGDELTPEGFVTNHAGGILGGISTGQDVVVTIGIKPTSSIRVPRRSIDKQGQPVTVETNGRHDPCVGIRATPIAEAMLALVLMDHALLHRAQNADVKTSTPKISGSSKKAATSTGKKSTAKIDQNPTEA comes from the coding sequence ATGGCTGGCAACAGTATCGGACACATCTTCACCGTTACCTCCTTTGGCGAGAGCCACGGGCCGGCGATCGGCTGTGTCGTGGACGGGTGCCCGCCGGGGATGGCGCTCTCGATCGAAGACATTCAGGGCGATTTGGACCGACGCAAGCCGGGCACGTCACGCCACGTCACGCAACGGCAGGAATCGGATACCGTCGAAATTCTTTCCGGTGTCTTCGAGGGGAAGACGACCGGGACTCCGATTGCCCTCCTTATCCGTAACGAAGATCAACGCAGCCGGGATTACGGCAACCTCATCGATACGTTCCGTCCGGGCCACGCCGACTACACCTATTGGCAGAAGTACGGCATCCGCGATCATCGCGGCGGGGGACGATCCTCGGCGCGCGAGACAGCGGTCCGTGTGGCGGCTGCGGCGATCGCCAGGAAGTGGCTGCACGAGAATCATGGGGTCGTGATTCGAGGCTATCTCAGCCAGTTGGGACCGATCGAGGTACCGTTTCAAAGCTGGGACGTCGTCAGAGCCAATCCGTTCTTTGCCGCTAATGCCGACCTCGTTGTGAAGCTCGAAGCGTTCATGGATGACTTGCGGAAGTCCGGCGATTCCGTCGGCGCGAAGATCACCACGGTGGCCGAACATGTGCCGGTCGGGTGGGGAGCCCCGGTCTATGCGAAGCTGGATTCCGACCTGGCCGGCGCGATGATGAGCATCAACGCGGTGAAGGCGGTCGAAATCGGTTCAGGCTTCGCCTCAGTCGCCCAACGTGGCTCCGAACATGGCGACGAACTGACGCCCGAAGGCTTTGTGACCAACCATGCCGGCGGCATCCTCGGTGGTATTTCGACCGGTCAGGATGTGGTGGTGACGATTGGTATCAAGCCGACCTCCAGCATCCGTGTCCCGCGCCGGTCGATCGACAAGCAAGGCCAGCCGGTCACCGTCGAAACCAATGGCCGTCATGACCCCTGCGTGGGCATCAGAGCCACGCCGATCGCCGAAGCCATGCTGGCCCTCGTGCTGATGGATCACGCCTTGCTGCATCGTGCGCAGAACGCCGATGTGAAGACCTCGACTCCGAAGATTTCAGGCTCATCAAAGAAGGCGGCCACTTCCACGGGCAAGAAATCGACCGCAAAGATCGATCAGAATCCTACCGAAGCGTAA
- the aspS gene encoding aspartate--tRNA ligase: MKVRTHRCGELNKTHVGRTVVLNGWVQRRRDHGTVIFIDLRDRTGLTQVVFNAERNAAVHQGGHTLRSECVVSITGQVMARPDESKNPNLSTGEIEVFVDAVEVLNESKTPPFVIEDDAEVTEAIRLKYRYLDLRRPRMQKLMKTRHDIAQAVRGFLNKEEFLEIETPILTKSTPEGARDYLVPSRVNPGTFFALPQSPQLFKQVLMVSGMDRYYQIARCFRDEDLRNDRQPEFTQIDLEMSFVDRLDVMTLMETMIVTVFREAGGVQLPTPFPRMTYAEAMGRYGSDKPDLRFDMPLYDVTAFAAASEFKVFKDAATKGGLVKALIVKGGAATPRSRIDALGETAKSFGAKGLAWLKITPEGQLESVIAKFLDAKAFAAALPEAKPGDLVLFGADKPAVVHDVLGRIRLQLGEELNLIDKNAWKPLWVTEFPLLDYSPEEKRYIFMHNPFAAPMDEDLALLDSEPLKVRAKAYDMVLNGSEIGGGSIRNHRSDIQLKILDLLGINKEQSQAKFGFLLEALEYGAPPHGGIAFGLDRLIMLLGGADSIRDVIAFPKTQRAQCPLTDAPSAVSTEQLKELRIKLDLVE, translated from the coding sequence ATGAAGGTGAGAACGCATCGCTGTGGCGAATTGAATAAGACCCATGTCGGCCGGACCGTGGTATTAAACGGCTGGGTGCAACGGCGGCGCGACCACGGTACGGTGATCTTTATCGACCTGCGCGACCGGACCGGTCTCACGCAAGTGGTCTTCAATGCAGAGCGCAACGCCGCAGTCCATCAAGGCGGCCATACGCTGCGGAGCGAATGCGTGGTGTCCATCACCGGCCAGGTGATGGCGCGTCCGGATGAGTCCAAGAACCCGAATCTTTCGACCGGGGAGATCGAAGTCTTTGTCGACGCCGTCGAGGTGTTGAACGAATCGAAGACGCCGCCGTTCGTCATCGAGGATGATGCGGAAGTGACGGAAGCGATCCGCCTGAAGTACCGATATCTGGATTTGCGGCGTCCCCGCATGCAGAAGCTGATGAAGACCCGGCACGATATTGCGCAGGCAGTGCGCGGGTTTCTCAATAAGGAAGAGTTCCTCGAAATCGAAACGCCGATTCTCACGAAGAGCACGCCGGAAGGGGCGCGAGACTATCTGGTGCCGAGCCGCGTGAATCCCGGAACGTTCTTTGCGCTGCCGCAGTCGCCGCAGCTCTTCAAGCAGGTGCTCATGGTCAGCGGCATGGATCGGTACTATCAAATCGCCCGCTGCTTCCGCGACGAAGATCTGCGTAATGATCGCCAGCCCGAGTTTACCCAGATCGATCTGGAGATGTCGTTCGTCGATCGGCTGGATGTGATGACGTTGATGGAAACGATGATCGTCACCGTGTTTCGTGAGGCCGGCGGCGTGCAATTGCCGACGCCATTTCCGCGGATGACGTATGCCGAAGCGATGGGGCGCTATGGATCGGATAAGCCGGATCTGCGTTTTGACATGCCCCTGTACGATGTCACGGCGTTCGCAGCGGCCAGCGAGTTCAAGGTGTTCAAGGATGCCGCCACGAAGGGTGGATTGGTCAAGGCGCTGATCGTGAAGGGTGGCGCCGCGACGCCGCGCAGCCGCATCGATGCCTTGGGCGAAACAGCCAAAAGCTTCGGGGCCAAGGGCCTGGCCTGGTTGAAGATCACGCCTGAAGGGCAGTTGGAATCAGTCATTGCGAAGTTCCTCGATGCCAAAGCCTTTGCCGCGGCCTTGCCGGAGGCGAAGCCCGGCGATCTCGTGCTCTTCGGCGCCGACAAGCCGGCGGTCGTGCACGATGTCCTGGGCCGTATCCGGCTCCAACTGGGCGAGGAATTGAACCTGATCGACAAGAACGCCTGGAAGCCGCTCTGGGTCACCGAGTTCCCGCTATTGGACTATTCGCCGGAAGAGAAGCGCTATATCTTCATGCATAATCCCTTTGCTGCGCCGATGGATGAAGACCTGGCGCTGCTGGATTCAGAGCCGTTGAAAGTACGGGCTAAGGCTTACGATATGGTGTTGAACGGGAGCGAGATCGGCGGCGGCAGCATCCGGAACCACCGCAGCGATATCCAGCTCAAGATTCTGGATTTGCTCGGTATCAACAAAGAGCAGTCGCAGGCGAAGTTCGGGTTTCTGTTGGAGGCTCTGGAGTATGGCGCGCCACCGCACGGAGGCATCGCGTTCGGTCTCGATCGTTTGATCATGTTGCTCGGCGGCGCGGATTCCATTCGCGACGTCATCGCATTCCCCAAGACGCAGCGTGCGCAATGTCCGTTGACCGACGCGCCGTCGGCCGTGAGTACCGAACAGTTGAAGGAGTTGAGGATTAAGCTGGATCTTGTCGAATAA